The following proteins are co-located in the Pectinophora gossypiella chromosome 7, ilPecGoss1.1, whole genome shotgun sequence genome:
- the LOC126368069 gene encoding phospholipase A1-like gives MQASLLVFSLIYFATGLCDDNNDAKIRYYYGNFDEYTELPITEADQIFKKDWYNSSRTTVMFAHGFTGRPEGPAVTAVIKAYLGQNNSNVALLNWEHMAAIVPPGLVRSYVNWAAPNARKLGVRIADTLRNLSSAGLNLNQTHFIGHSLGAHIFGIAGNHLMQKGIQLPWITGLDPAGVGFENRVPLERLNPGSAGYVFVLHTDPNKYGFSRPLGSVDFWPNYRNLGPVRQPGCDYGPRPQFTPEDLCSHNRCWQLLVDSVKYPGTLLGSYARNYRTWKNYSPQERNEFVLEVGKSYKKFVSGNYYFVTKDVSPYGLGKNGL, from the exons ATGCAAGCAAGCCTGTTAGTCTTTTCGCTTATATATTTCGCCACCG GGCTATGCGATGACAATAACGATGCCAAAATTAGATACTATTATGG aaatttcGACGAGTACACAGAACTACCAATTACGGAAGCTGATCAAATATTCAAGAAGGATTGGTATAACTCTAGTCGTACAACGGTTATGTTTGCGCATGGCTTCACAG GTCGTCCTGAAGGCCCTGCCGTGACAGCCGTGATCAAAGCCTACTTGGGGCAGAATAACAGCAATGTGGCCCTTCTGAATTGGGAGCATATGGCCGCAATCGTCCCTCCTGGCCTAGTCAGGTCCTATGTCAATTGGGCGGCGCCTAATGCCAGAAAG CTGGGAGTCCGCATAGCTGATACTCTGCGCAATCTATCATCAGCAGGGCTAAACCTCAACCAAACACACTTCATCGGCCATTCCCTAGGAGCACACATATTTGGCATTGCCGGTAACCACCTCATGCAGAAGGGAATCCAATTACCTTG GATAACAGGTTTAGACCCGGCCGGCGTGGGATTCGAAAACAGAGTGCCCCTGGAAAGGCTCAACCCGGGCTCTGCGGGCTACGTTTTTGTTCTCCACACAGACCCGAACAAATACGGGTTCTCAAGACCCCTGGGTTCTGTGGACTTCTGGCCCAACTATAGAAACTTAGGGCCTGTAAGACAACCTGGATGCGACTATGGACCTCGGCCGCAGTTTACACCTGAAG ATCTCTGCAGCCACAATCGCTGCTGGCAACTGCTGGTAGATTCAGTCAAGTACCCCGGCACTCTCCTGGGCAGTTACGCTAGAAACTACAGGACATGGAAAAACTACTCGCCTCAGGAGCGAAACGAGTTTGTTCTGGAAGTCGGGAAGAGCTACAAGAAATT CGTTTCGGGGAACTATTATTTCGTGACGAAGGATGTGTCACCATACGGGCTCGGCAAAAACGGATTGTAG